From Mycobacterium lacus, one genomic window encodes:
- a CDS encoding ABC transporter ATP-binding protein, translating into MAKVQYRAVTHRYPGADAPAVDNLDLDIADGEFLVLVGPSGCGKSTVLRLLAGLESVERGHITIGDQDVTHLPPRARDVAMVFQNYALYPNMTVAANMGFALRNAGASRAETRQRVLEVATMLELTELLDRKPSKLSGGQRQRVAMGRAIVRRPRVFCMDEPLSNLDAKLRVSTRSQISELQRRLGTTTVYVTHDQVEAMTMGDRVAVLKDGVLQQVDVPRALYDNPVNTFVATFIGAPAMNLIDAAVADGVVKSPDLSIPVPRGVVGRVLVGVRPESWDVVPAGTPGALTVRVELVEELGFESFVYATPVAQEGWSSRAQRIVFRADRRTGVSVGEALSIVPHAVEVRFFDAQTETRIR; encoded by the coding sequence ATGGCTAAAGTCCAGTACCGCGCGGTCACCCACCGCTATCCCGGCGCCGACGCGCCGGCCGTCGACAACCTGGACCTCGACATCGCCGACGGTGAGTTTCTGGTGCTCGTCGGTCCTTCGGGTTGCGGCAAGTCCACCGTCCTTCGCCTCTTGGCTGGGCTGGAATCCGTTGAGCGTGGCCATATCACGATCGGTGATCAGGATGTGACGCACCTTCCGCCGCGGGCTCGCGACGTCGCGATGGTGTTCCAGAACTACGCGCTGTACCCGAACATGACGGTGGCCGCCAACATGGGGTTCGCGCTGCGAAACGCCGGCGCATCGCGCGCCGAGACCCGACAGCGCGTGCTCGAAGTCGCCACCATGCTGGAACTGACCGAGCTGCTTGACCGCAAGCCTTCGAAACTGTCCGGTGGGCAGCGCCAACGGGTGGCGATGGGACGTGCGATCGTGCGGCGGCCCCGGGTGTTCTGCATGGATGAGCCGCTGTCGAATCTGGATGCCAAGCTGCGGGTGAGCACCCGATCGCAGATCTCGGAATTGCAGCGCAGGCTCGGCACCACCACCGTGTACGTCACCCACGATCAGGTGGAGGCGATGACGATGGGTGACCGGGTCGCAGTGCTCAAAGATGGTGTGCTGCAACAGGTCGACGTTCCTCGAGCGCTGTACGACAACCCGGTCAACACGTTTGTCGCGACCTTCATCGGGGCGCCGGCGATGAACCTCATCGACGCGGCGGTGGCCGACGGCGTCGTGAAATCACCCGACCTGTCGATACCGGTTCCCCGCGGAGTGGTTGGCCGTGTGCTGGTCGGTGTTCGGCCGGAGTCGTGGGACGTGGTGCCGGCGGGCACACCGGGAGCGTTGACCGTTCGCGTCGAGCTGGTCGAAGAGCTTGGCTTCGAATCGTTCGTCTACGCAACGCCCGTCGCGCAGGAGGGGTGGTCGTCACGCGCGCAACGGATCGTGTTCCGCGCGGACCGCCGCACCGGGGTCAGTGTGGGCGAGGCGTTGTCGATCGTGCCACACGCGGTCGAAGTGCGCTTTTTCGATGCCCAGACCGAGACCCGTATTCGTTGA
- a CDS encoding ABC transporter substrate-binding protein, which produces MDALSRRSFLALASATVAAGCAGMGRGVSVKSGSGPITFWSNHPGQSGGVERELIGRFQREFPALPVKLIDAGKDYDEVAQKFNAALIGTDVPDVVVLDDIWWFHFALSGVIAPLDDLFRQVGVDTTDYVDTMLADYEFDGRHYALPYARSTPLFYYNKVAWELAGLPDRGPQSWQEFDDWGPRLQRVVGAGKSAHGWANAQLISWTFEGPNWAFGGAYSDEWALRFTDPATIAAGNFFRDSVHRKGYAVIANDVANEFATGILASAVASTGALTGITAAARFDVGAAPLPTGPGGAPACPTGGAGLAVPAKLSEERKVNALKFIAFVTNPANTAYFSQRTGYLAVRKSAGDDPSEQDYLASNPAARVALDQLPHTRPQDYARVFLPGGDRIISAGLESIGLQGADVTTTFAEIDRQLQVILDRQIKRKLARHG; this is translated from the coding sequence ATGGACGCCCTGAGCCGACGGAGCTTCTTGGCGCTAGCGAGTGCGACCGTCGCAGCTGGCTGTGCAGGGATGGGCCGCGGCGTCTCGGTGAAGTCGGGTTCTGGACCGATCACCTTCTGGTCCAATCACCCTGGTCAATCCGGTGGGGTGGAACGAGAACTCATCGGCCGCTTCCAGCGCGAGTTCCCCGCGTTGCCGGTCAAGCTGATCGACGCCGGCAAGGACTATGACGAAGTGGCGCAGAAGTTCAACGCGGCGCTCATCGGCACCGATGTTCCCGATGTCGTTGTGTTGGACGACATTTGGTGGTTCCATTTCGCCCTCAGCGGCGTCATCGCCCCGCTCGATGACCTGTTTCGTCAAGTCGGAGTGGACACCACCGATTACGTCGACACGATGCTGGCCGACTACGAGTTCGATGGACGCCACTATGCGTTGCCCTATGCGCGCTCGACGCCGCTGTTCTACTACAACAAGGTGGCCTGGGAGCTGGCCGGCCTGCCCGACCGCGGGCCGCAAAGTTGGCAGGAATTCGACGACTGGGGTCCGCGGCTGCAGCGCGTCGTCGGCGCTGGGAAATCGGCGCACGGCTGGGCCAACGCCCAGTTGATTTCGTGGACGTTCGAAGGACCAAACTGGGCATTCGGCGGCGCCTACTCCGACGAGTGGGCCTTGAGGTTCACCGACCCGGCCACGATTGCGGCGGGCAACTTTTTCCGGGATTCGGTCCACCGCAAGGGTTACGCGGTAATCGCCAACGATGTGGCCAACGAGTTCGCCACCGGCATCCTGGCCTCCGCCGTGGCATCGACCGGCGCCCTGACCGGCATCACCGCCGCGGCTCGATTCGATGTCGGGGCGGCGCCGCTGCCCACCGGCCCCGGTGGAGCGCCCGCCTGTCCGACGGGCGGGGCGGGGCTGGCGGTTCCCGCGAAGCTGTCCGAGGAGCGGAAAGTGAACGCGCTCAAGTTCATTGCGTTCGTCACCAACCCGGCAAACACCGCCTACTTCAGCCAGCGCACCGGCTATCTGGCGGTGCGAAAATCCGCCGGCGACGACCCCAGCGAACAGGACTACCTGGCGAGCAATCCCGCCGCCCGGGTGGCGCTCGACCAGCTCCCGCACACTCGCCCGCAGGATTACGCGCGCGTGTTCCTGCCCGGCGGCGACCGCATCATCTCGGCCGGCCTGGAATCCATCGGGCTGCAGGGGGCCGACGTGACCACGACCTTCGCCGAGATCGACCGGCAACTGCAAGTCATCCTCGACCGCCAGATCAAGCGCAAGCTGGCGCGCCATGGCTAA
- a CDS encoding carbohydrate ABC transporter permease translates to MTEDRRRGTARLLGYAAMFLVVVLIAGPLVFVFFTSFKDQPDIYSQPTTWWPPRWYPQNYRTATEQIPFWRFLRNSLIITSVLAVVKFVLGVLSAFGLVFVRFPGKNAVFLLIIAALMVPNQITVISNYALISQVGLRNTFPGIIVPLAGVAFGTFLMRNHFQSLPSEVIEAARMDGARWWQLLLRVVLPMSGPTMVAFGIITVVNEWNEYLWPFLMSDDESVAPLPVGLTFLQQAEGVTNWGPVMAVTLLAMLPILLIFIALQRQMIKGLTSGAVKG, encoded by the coding sequence GTGACCGAGGATCGGCGTCGCGGGACCGCGCGACTGCTCGGCTATGCGGCGATGTTCCTGGTTGTCGTGTTGATCGCCGGGCCGCTGGTATTCGTCTTCTTCACGTCGTTCAAGGACCAGCCCGACATCTACTCGCAACCGACCACGTGGTGGCCGCCGCGCTGGTATCCACAGAACTACCGGACGGCCACCGAGCAGATTCCATTCTGGAGGTTCCTGCGCAATTCGCTGATCATCACGTCGGTGCTGGCCGTGGTGAAGTTCGTCCTTGGTGTGCTCAGCGCGTTTGGCTTGGTGTTCGTGCGGTTTCCGGGCAAGAACGCGGTGTTCTTGTTGATCATCGCCGCGCTGATGGTGCCCAACCAGATCACCGTGATCTCGAACTACGCGTTGATCTCGCAGGTGGGCCTGCGCAATACCTTCCCCGGCATCATCGTGCCCCTCGCGGGAGTCGCATTCGGAACCTTCTTGATGCGCAACCATTTTCAGTCGCTGCCGTCCGAGGTCATCGAGGCGGCCCGGATGGATGGCGCGCGTTGGTGGCAACTTCTGCTGCGGGTCGTGTTACCGATGTCCGGGCCCACCATGGTGGCCTTCGGCATCATCACGGTGGTCAACGAATGGAACGAGTACCTTTGGCCGTTCTTGATGTCCGACGACGAATCGGTGGCGCCGCTGCCGGTGGGCCTGACCTTCCTCCAGCAAGCCGAGGGTGTGACGAACTGGGGTCCGGTGATGGCGGTGACGCTGCTGGCGATGCTGCCCATCCTGCTCATCTTCATCGCCTTGCAACGGCAGATGATCAAGGGCCTCACCTCGGGCGCGGTCAAGGGTTGA
- a CDS encoding carbohydrate ABC transporter permease encodes MTTPRPWRDRPSRDYLLFAVLVGPNVALLVLFIYRPLADNIRLSFFDWNISDTSAQFVGLSNYAEWFTRSDTRQIVLNTAVFTAAAVIGSMVLGLVLATLLDQPLRGRNLVRSTVFAPFVISGAAVGLAAQFVFDPHFGLAQDLLHRVGIGVPDFYQDQRWALFMVTVTYIWKNLGYTFVIYLAALQGVRRDLLEAAEIDGASRWATFRRVLLPQLRPTTFFLSITVLINSLQVFDIINVMTRGGPLGTGTTTMVYQVYLETFRNFRAGYGATVATIMFLALLAVTYYQVRVMDRGQRQ; translated from the coding sequence GTGACGACGCCGCGGCCATGGCGAGACCGGCCGTCCAGGGATTATCTGTTGTTCGCCGTCTTGGTGGGTCCCAATGTCGCGCTGTTGGTGTTGTTCATCTACCGGCCGTTGGCCGACAACATCCGGCTGTCGTTTTTCGACTGGAATATCTCCGATACGAGCGCGCAGTTTGTGGGGTTGTCGAATTACGCGGAGTGGTTCACGCGTTCGGATACCCGTCAAATCGTGCTCAACACCGCGGTGTTCACCGCCGCGGCGGTGATTGGTTCGATGGTGCTGGGCCTGGTTCTGGCCACGCTGCTCGATCAACCGCTGCGGGGACGGAATCTGGTGCGTTCCACCGTGTTCGCGCCCTTTGTGATCTCGGGTGCCGCCGTCGGCCTGGCGGCCCAGTTTGTCTTCGACCCGCATTTCGGTCTGGCGCAAGACCTGTTGCACCGTGTTGGAATCGGCGTGCCCGACTTCTACCAGGACCAGCGCTGGGCGTTGTTCATGGTGACCGTGACCTACATATGGAAAAACCTCGGGTACACCTTCGTCATCTATCTGGCCGCGTTGCAAGGGGTACGCCGAGACCTGTTGGAGGCGGCCGAAATCGACGGCGCCAGCCGCTGGGCCACCTTCCGCCGAGTGCTGTTGCCCCAGCTGCGTCCGACCACCTTCTTCCTGTCGATCACGGTGCTGATCAACTCGTTGCAGGTGTTCGACATCATCAACGTCATGACGCGAGGCGGCCCGCTCGGCACCGGCACCACGACCATGGTGTATCAGGTGTACTTGGAGACCTTCAGGAATTTCCGGGCCGGTTACGGCGCCACCGTCGCCACGATCATGTTCCTGGCCTTGCTGGCCGTGACGTACTACCAGGTGCGTGTCATGGATCGGGGGCAGCGGCAGTGA